The following coding sequences are from one bacterium window:
- the lpxK gene encoding tetraacyldisaccharide 4'-kinase — protein sequence MKTALSAAYRRVTSLRNTLYDKGIWRTTSTSLPTICIGNITVGGSGKTPIVQKTVQMLSAQNRHPVILMRGYGGSIRGPIQVSQFHDASEVGDEAKLHAAASEVPVVVARDRVSGAQFIESEQIGDIIILDDGLQHRRLARDLNVITIDVASEGVASDVILDRVLPLGLLREARQEGLRRGQIFVLNSRGPRVTKCQLDALRAILPAHVPTIEAWMTVERVVRGERELQPPQKIVAVSGIARPFGFYALLEEMGFEIIAKHAFEDHASFDLDVVTKLRRTYPESAFVCTSKDLARMADDEASRWWVPEVQVEFSEPEVFRKSIFSVISS from the coding sequence ATGAAAACAGCACTCTCCGCTGCATATCGACGAGTTACAAGTCTTCGGAATACTTTGTATGACAAGGGTATCTGGAGAACTACATCAACGAGCCTTCCTACCATCTGCATAGGAAATATTACGGTAGGTGGAAGTGGAAAAACACCAATAGTTCAGAAAACAGTGCAGATGTTATCTGCGCAAAACCGACACCCAGTTATATTAATGAGGGGATATGGGGGCAGTATTCGAGGACCAATACAGGTCTCTCAGTTCCATGACGCATCGGAAGTTGGTGATGAGGCAAAGCTTCATGCGGCTGCTTCTGAAGTTCCAGTTGTTGTTGCGCGAGACAGAGTTAGTGGTGCGCAGTTTATCGAAAGCGAACAAATCGGCGATATCATTATACTTGATGATGGGCTCCAACATAGGCGCCTAGCTCGAGATTTGAACGTTATCACTATTGACGTGGCTTCTGAAGGGGTGGCCTCTGATGTTATTTTAGATCGCGTGCTTCCTCTCGGATTGCTGAGGGAGGCTCGACAGGAGGGTTTGCGCAGGGGGCAAATTTTTGTGCTCAATTCGCGAGGTCCTCGAGTTACGAAGTGCCAGTTGGACGCTCTGCGAGCCATTCTTCCGGCACATGTTCCCACGATTGAGGCGTGGATGACGGTAGAGAGGGTTGTTCGAGGAGAGAGAGAATTACAGCCGCCGCAAAAGATTGTAGCAGTAAGTGGAATCGCTAGGCCTTTCGGATTTTATGCTCTACTTGAAGAGATGGGCTTTGAAATTATCGCAAAGCATGCTTTTGAAGATCATGCATCCTTTGATCTTGATGTAGTCACAAAATTACGTCGCACCTATCCAGAGAGTGCTTTTGTCTGTACCTCAAAGGATCTTGCAAGAATGGCTGATGATGAGGCGAGCAGATGGTGGGTGCCAGAGGTTCAAGTAGAATTTAGTGAACCAGAGGTTTTTAGAAAGTCAATCTTCAGCGTGATATCGTCATAA
- a CDS encoding HD domain-containing protein — protein MSDIVSFADVAQPIVSFSRKIPSDALVLKLIDTQWFQRLRDISQTANTRLVYMFSEHSRFGHSIGVAYLAKILLESLEENHSHQIEPYRSAIQVAALLHDIGHIAPGSHTAYTTWFPSGNDAHEEIGCNIIQEDQEIRAILEDCDPNLPRLVTQILREDAVLPSWTWEIISGGAWNVDRGNWCVVDSVLAGVSYGQYNIPALVGSLHISTDGRLTIKENRLDALMHFSLSRHAMYRQIYQHRTLMAADMLNVAIAMRLRAISESSYFADQVMQEVLSAKDPLELSLPTIFQMREGWWRYHLLQWQKSSDTILADLARRLLNRRLLKTVRILPEEDKDELLKKATEAVQNSGYDPKYYLHNFRLSHMHRSDSKHSLKVQQDDGKLMSLGSAEPLFEQLVAETDAPVREWIALPAEAKSKLGRVR, from the coding sequence ATGTCAGATATTGTCAGTTTTGCCGATGTCGCACAGCCGATCGTCTCTTTTTCCCGTAAAATACCCAGCGATGCTCTTGTTCTTAAGCTGATTGATACCCAATGGTTTCAGCGATTACGTGACATAAGTCAAACGGCAAATACCCGGCTTGTCTATATGTTTTCTGAACACTCGCGATTTGGGCACAGCATTGGGGTCGCGTATTTGGCAAAAATACTCCTCGAATCTCTCGAGGAAAATCATTCTCATCAAATCGAGCCATACAGAAGTGCGATTCAAGTAGCTGCTCTTCTCCACGATATCGGACATATTGCACCTGGCTCTCATACTGCCTATACGACCTGGTTTCCAAGTGGCAATGATGCCCACGAAGAGATCGGATGCAACATTATTCAAGAGGACCAAGAGATAAGAGCAATTCTCGAGGATTGCGATCCAAATTTGCCCCGACTTGTCACCCAAATTCTCCGAGAGGACGCGGTTCTTCCATCATGGACATGGGAAATTATCTCTGGAGGAGCTTGGAATGTTGATCGTGGCAACTGGTGTGTGGTCGACAGCGTACTGGCAGGGGTGAGCTACGGGCAATACAATATACCTGCTCTAGTTGGCTCTCTTCATATTTCTACAGATGGGAGACTCACTATTAAAGAAAATCGCCTGGATGCCCTTATGCATTTCAGTCTTTCTCGACATGCGATGTATCGACAAATCTATCAACATAGAACGTTAATGGCGGCTGATATGCTCAATGTTGCTATCGCAATGCGCCTAAGGGCGATTTCTGAATCCTCCTATTTTGCGGATCAAGTAATGCAAGAGGTCCTCTCTGCAAAGGATCCCTTAGAACTTTCTTTGCCAACAATCTTTCAGATGCGAGAGGGCTGGTGGCGCTATCACTTACTACAATGGCAGAAATCAAGCGATACGATTTTAGCAGATCTTGCTCGGAGGCTTCTCAATAGAAGGCTGCTAAAAACAGTAAGAATTCTTCCTGAAGAGGATAAAGATGAACTCCTAAAAAAGGCAACTGAGGCGGTACAAAATTCTGGCTATGACCCCAAGTACTATCTCCACAACTTTCGTCTCAGCCATATGCATCGCAGTGATTCCAAACACTCTCTAAAAGTACAACAAGATGATGGCAAGCTTATGTCCCTTGGAAGTGCTGAGCCTCTATTTGAACAGCTAGTCGCTGAGACAGATGCCCCTGTCAGAGAATGGATAGCCTTGCCAGCTGAGGCAAAGAGTAAACTTGGCCGTGTACGATAA
- a CDS encoding phosphodiester glycosidase family protein, with translation MDVVMEYLWSATIAVLFLLVRCLACSVIRLFTIISLSLFSSTVFPTGSCFAQNDAVIPQKGRPNPASSILSQQESLKDLSQTEWKDIAKGLQIMDIELSTGFLPGDIMLLKSSLDYFRPQVVRASSFHRKRGDIEWYSKQTGASACINAHFFDQNGDPLGLVVSRGIEHKRMQLGGTLLTGLFLAYHERLEIVPRDKTHTGIGLEAIQSGPRLVINGKIAEKLDDINESRRSGICLKSPAEYILFISSSPFRGATLKELGEILSSPQIGCREALNFDGGGSTQLFVRGDLPGAKDGFRGVHAMGRDEVPTVLCLFPST, from the coding sequence ATGGATGTTGTTATGGAATATCTCTGGTCAGCGACTATCGCCGTTCTATTCCTGTTGGTCAGATGCCTAGCATGTAGTGTCATACGCCTCTTCACGATAATTTCACTTTCCTTGTTTTCTTCTACGGTCTTTCCCACGGGGAGCTGCTTTGCGCAAAATGATGCCGTGATACCGCAAAAAGGACGACCAAATCCTGCCTCCTCTATTCTATCACAACAAGAATCGCTCAAAGACCTTTCCCAAACGGAATGGAAAGATATCGCTAAAGGGCTTCAGATCATGGATATCGAACTCTCAACGGGGTTCTTACCCGGAGATATAATGCTCTTGAAGAGCTCCCTTGATTACTTTCGACCCCAAGTTGTACGAGCATCATCATTCCATCGAAAGAGAGGTGACATAGAGTGGTACAGTAAACAGACAGGCGCATCCGCCTGCATCAACGCTCACTTCTTTGATCAAAATGGTGACCCTCTTGGATTGGTTGTAAGTCGAGGAATCGAGCATAAAAGGATGCAACTGGGTGGCACGTTACTCACCGGCCTCTTCTTAGCCTATCATGAAAGGCTTGAGATAGTCCCACGCGACAAAACTCACACAGGAATAGGACTCGAAGCAATTCAGTCCGGGCCGAGGCTCGTTATCAATGGTAAAATTGCGGAAAAGCTTGATGATATAAATGAATCGCGGAGAAGTGGCATTTGCCTGAAGTCCCCCGCTGAATACATTCTTTTTATCTCCTCATCCCCGTTCAGAGGTGCCACCTTGAAAGAACTTGGAGAAATCCTGTCAAGCCCTCAGATCGGTTGTCGTGAAGCCTTAAACTTTGATGGTGGGGGCTCTACTCAGTTATTTGTTCGGGGTGATCTTCCGGGGGCAAAAGATGGCTTCAGGGGAGTACACGCCATGGGACGCGATGAGGTTCCAACAGTTCTCTGTCTCTTTCCAAGTACTTAG